The window ATTTCTAGCACAAATACCACTAAATCAAGCATCACTatagacaaaatatttactctttttctataaaaaaaatgacatttttatCCAACAATGGTTGAACACGTTGTGGATGTGGCACATACATTTATGTCTTTTAACTATATAATTTTATTACCATACACAACTCAAGTTGAACTAAAGATTCAAACATATAATTTAATGGCATTTCGTTCGAGTTTaactaaaacaattttttaccgtttgattaataaataaatatcttaAAGATAAGTGTAAAAGTGTCCATTAAAATAGTGTTTAGATATggtttgtatttattttatatttcaatTTGATAGTTCCTTTCAACACTTTTGACCTCTTTGGCATATGTTAGAAAAtacttttttcttcattttggaatACAATTCTCatcatttaatttaaaaattaggaaaagtttttttttttttttttttttgggttccTATCCACTGTTTTGAGTATTATTATCTCaattctaaatttaaaaaaatatatacatataatatattattcttcctttttcaatttaattttataaatttaataacaAATATAGCTTTTAATTAgcctataattttaattatgttgtaaataatataaattatatataaaaatgtttCGGATGAAAATATCCCAAACTCACTTTCTCCACCGTAGACAACAAAATGATAAGagaacaaaaaaattgaaagctCCTAAACTAATGAACACAAAATTCATAGCTTGGAGTGTTTCATTATTCATCATCTTTCCCACACTTTGTTATGGTGTCTATGCAATATCATAACCTATATTAACCAACTCAACACTCCATAAAACTTTCTAGATTTGTAACTTAACCaactttataattttaaaagatgGATGGTTTCTCATGTGAACAAAGAAgaattaagaagaagaagaagaagaagaagaaggggtGGAAGATGGGAGAAGGGATATAGTTTAGCGTAAGAAAAAGGGTGAAGTATAGAGTAGTAGTAGAGTTCACATATTAAATAATTTGGCGAAGAACTATAAGTTGATATAAGGAAGACTGTTGAGAAGTCAGTCAATGCACACAAAATTACGGATAGAGACATTAAAACGTGATTTAGCCTTTTAAATCACAATTTCAACCCTACTCCTTccctttattatttattttacttttttcagTACTTTActtctttctattaatttccaTACCAAAATTCATTCTCTCTACTTTCTCTCTACAAATTTTGTAGTTCATATACTTCAAACAACAAAAATGAAACGTTTCTCTGCTAAAAATCTCCACCAAATCTTCTGCtatcattcttcttcttcttcttcttcttcttcttcttcttcttcttcctttgttCAAGCTCCACGATGGCGTTCGTCCAAGAACAACCCTTCCTTCAAAACCGTTGCTTCCTTTCTCTTCTTGATCTTCCTCTTCCTTCTCCTCGCCTTCTTCGTTCGTCACGGCTGGATTACGCCGGTATGTTTTCACTCTTTTTCTCCTTTAGATATATAATATGCAAGATAGAATTAGATCAAACAATATTTGTTAAGCTTAGATAATATCattctattttaatttgatgaataaataaataaatatatatatatatatatatatatatatattcctgagttgttattataattatttacaATCATTCTTATGTTGTATATATCAATTCCCTATATGTCATCTACCTTATATATCAACTTCATTCAAAAGGGAAAATCTTAAAAGATGCTAATAATGCATCAAAAGGGAAAAATCTTAGAATTCAAAACTCCTTAGTTATCAAATTGATTCAATTTAATTTGTCTCCCAAAATTGGACTTACTTGTAATcttcaaattattattaaaatatatagagtagtttatttaataaaagaaataaaatatttaaagtaaaaaaaaaatattaaaaaacataaaagcAATATAtttaaaacgaaaaaaataaataaaagatatatttaattatttgttgtGGGAAAAAGCCAATATATTGGCCGCCGGAGGGAGAAGGGGTTAGGAACAAAAGGTCAAATGCAGCCGGTTCAACAAACAACACGTGTCCAGCGCACTTCCGTTGGATCCAGGAAGATCTACGGCCATGGAGGAGAAGGGGAATAACAAGAGGAATGGTAGAACGGGCGCGTAGAACGGCCCATTTCCGACTTGTGATCCTGGAGGGGCGGGTGTACGTGGAGAAATATAGAGGTTCGATCCAGACCAGAGATGTGTTCACAATGTGGGGGATTTTGCAACTTGCGAGATGGTACCCTAAGAAATTGCCGGATGTTGAACTGATGTTTGACTGCGACGATCGGCCAGTCGTCCGATCTAATGACTTTTGGAATGCAATGAGTGGCCCGCCTCCGTTGCTCCGTTATTGCTCCGATGAGTCGAGTTTGGATATTGTTTTCCCTGATTGGTCCTTTTGGGGATGGTaaattcttttctcttttccattatcttctctctcttttttcttccattAATTTTGTTTCCACTTCTATTTTATTATCATTAGAGTTTCAAATCTTTccttcatatatataattatgtttTCCACATTtgcaataaaataaattaaaatagataATGATCTTTGTCTATCAATGattgatagaaacatatcacaaTCTATTAATAGATTGATAAAATcagaaattttgttatatgttgtaAGTATTttatctatcttttttatttttgataatttcccttctttttttaaagaaaattgtcaaaattagaacacttgataaaatatttacactcaaagtataataaattttgtttttcagTGATTTTGTTTTGTagtttattagttttttctatttttgaaaaaaaaaaacatctacTTTTCAATGGTATACGTATATAATATGATTTGtaagttttgtttttaataaacgGTTATTTTGgatcctctttttttttttttttcctttactttttaAAGGTATTAAGATTAGAATGACCTTAAACTAAAATGAAgattttaaaagtataaaaaccAAAATGAATTGAAATGGGAAGAACGTGGACCAAagcaaattttttcttttttcttttgttagaaAAAGATGCCAAAGTAGTTTCAAAACATTGTTTTTTTATACAAGTTGGACAATGGGAAAATTTTCAAACCTTTTGCTTACGTTTAAGAGTCTATTTTAGTGAAATTCAACTAAGTTAGGTAAAGTAAATATAGGGTTTTCTTAAAACTTAAGGAATGTTATTTAAAGTActtaacaaaaacaaacaaacttaTTAGGCAATTAatacaattgtttttttttttttcaatcttaaAACAAAATGTCAAACTAtcatctttgtttttcttttctcaaaaaCACAATGAGTAGAATAAGGGGTAggtattatattatataagaaCAATGAAGAAGAGTTATGAAGAGTGCTGCATTGaatgtttaattaaattgttaAGTTTATTATTTGATTAAGGGGTGAAATAAACATAAAACCTTGGAGAATGGTATTGGAAGATATAAAAGAAGGAAACAAGAGGATCAAGTGGAAGGATAGGGTGCCTTTGGCTTATTGGAAAGGTAACCCACATGTTGATCCTTCTAGAAGAGACCTCCTCAAATGTAATCCCACTCGAGAACAAAATTGGGATACTCTCCTATATGTTCAGGTAATTTCTTGAGAATTAAAGTATAACTCAATCGACATATAATACGTACTCTTATTGAACAAGAAGTTGATGATTAgacattttaatttaaatagtTGAGATTTCTCAATAACGATCGACTTAATTTGTCGATTAACCTAAATTTAATTATCATCTTACCTTACTAACTTGTACAAAAAACAAATTCAATTATATGTCTAACCACGCCGTCTTTCATTTCTAATAAGTTAGAGATTTCTCATTAATATTAAATCATTGATAATGAAAAGGTTATTGGTTCATATCTTGTTTGTAGTATGTATTAATATTGAATTTGAGATGTTGACAAAGTTTTGATATTCTTATTATATGcaataatatatatcttttaaaacataaattcttgttattcttttttaaataatattaattaagcAACACTGTGTTAAGATTAAGATTGTGTTTAATAAAAGTGGTATaatgtaattaaattttgaaaattttgtttaaaatttaaaaataaataaaagatcatAACTCAACTATGGGAAAATTTAATGCTTATATATGAATTCATATTAAAAACTAATTGTGGTATGAAGGATTGGGATAAAGAAGCCAAAGAAGGGTACAAGCAATCAAATCTAGAAGATCAATGCACCCACAGGTAGATAGATATAattcatatatattttattttatcccATGATCAATTATACATTTATATAGTACTAAAggaagtgtatatatatataggtataAAATATACATAGAAGGATGGGCATGGTCAGTGAGTGAGAAGTATATAATGGCATGTGACTCAATGACATTATATATGAAACCAAGATTCTATGATTTCTTCATAAGAGGGATGATTCCTCTGCAACACTTTTGGCCCATCAATGACCAATCCAAATGTTCTTCACTTAAATTTGCTGTCCAATGGGGTAACAATAACACCATTCAGGTCCTTAATTAATTCTTCTTCCtcatctatctatctatctatctatcatctcttttctttctttaatatTCATTGATTATATATACTGTAATGTTTGTTAAAATGATCACAGGCAGAAGCAATAGGAGAAGAAGGGAGCAAATATTTACAAGAGAATCTAAAGATGGAATTAGTGTATGATTACATGTACCATTTACTAAATGAATACAGTAAGCTTCTTAAATTCCGGCCAACGGTGCCCCCCGGTGCTGTCGAGTTGACGCCGGAGACGATGACCGGCGCCGTCGAGGGGTTGCATAAGAAATTTTTGGAGGATTCGTTGGAGAAGTCACCGAGTGAAAGAGAGCCGTGCGATTTGCCACCTTATGATCGGACGGTTCTGGATGAGTTACGGGAGAAGAAATTAAATGCCTTAAATCAAGTTCAAACTTGGGAAAAGGAATATTGGGAAAATCAAAGCAAAGCCAATAACAATTAGATTACACCTTACAGTCGCATTTTTTTAGATTATGAAAagtcttcaattttttttatatatgaatTTAAGATCAATGTAGCAGTGTAGTTTTGTTGTTATTGAAAGTAGACTATTGAAATATTTGACCTTTGGTGACACTTTTGGGCCTCTTGATAGCTTTCTTTCGGATACTTTACGTCTTTTAtgtgtaaattttttttattttggatcGATCTTTTTAAGGTGATTTGTTTCTCTTTTATAGAAAgaattattgttgttgttagaAGTTGGTTAGCCCAAGTTAGCCCAAGCTTGCAAGTTTATTTGTTTAAGTATTTTTGTGTTTTCGGTATGAGTTTAAGATGTGCTTAGAATCTATCATATTTCTTTTGTTACTAATCTCATTCGTACTTACTCATTGATTTACAAGGTTAGAGTTTATTTGGATGACATGTTCTATTTTACTATGACAAATGCCATTGCGGCGGTATCATTTATCGTtcattttaaaaagattatatTTTTATGATTAGAATGGATATCGAGTAGTTAGGCCACCGTGCACACTTCTTATATTATGGAAATTTAACCGTGAGATGACGTAAGAAATTGGTTTAAAAAAAGTTAACTTTAAAATGTCTTTTTTTCATTGGGTCATGGAAAGAAGCTCCATCAACAAACTTATGATCCATACAAGATTATTTCAAAGTTTGGGCCATGAAACTCCAAAATTATATTGGTTTCTATATATGATCTCtggaatttaattaaattaatgtgTATTATTTTGGGTCTGTGGATTTGTATGATTCCAAATTAATATCCAATAGAAATCACTcgcatatatataaataaaacgTTCAATATTAATTGTTATATCATATGTAAAATTTAACTTCGAGTCTAATAGCGAATACGTTTTATTAGACATTTTATAGGTAAAAAGTagattaatataaattttaaatttaaagttaggttagatataaattaaattaaattttttatctaataagataatcaattttaaaaattttaatatatttagaaCCTATCTATAATTCGttgtaaattaataaattatgatattttattgtattttataaatatttgatttattttattgtaatttaaaattaacCTTATTTTCATTAGTTTTccattaaaaataattaaaatctaaattaatttaaaagatcaatggtgttggaaaaagaaatgaaacGTTCTTTGTCTTTTTGTGGATTCCAACAAATTAAataagaagaggaaagaaacaaacaaacaaactcaCCATGTCATCTAATATTTTAATCTTATTAATAATTTACACACATAACCTCAAAAGCATTCGATTCGAAGTCGTCTTTATAGTTTTGAATAAAGTTTACAAGAGATAACAACGAAAAAAAACCAACATAACTTAACCTGACGTTATCGAAATGTCAATGAATGtctctatattttataaacatattcgacggtaaaaaaataaaatcggATTGCTATCATCCTTATGATTTTCTAACAGTGAATTAAACTTCGAATGAAAATAATTTGTACTCAATGAGATATTATCATATATGGTAATATATACGTGTGTGGCAAAGGAAAGGAGAGCATTGCCGTTAAGTTCAACCTAAtcgtttttttcattttattttactatCTAAACCTTTAAACACGATAGATCGGACCTTTTAACTAACTCTTAAATTCAAACTTATTTAAAGGAATaatataacttttaaaaatttctaATATGCATAGCCTGGATTGGAAAAGTTAGGCTTAATGTCAAAATCATTTCATCCCTACTTTGGgaaattaattgtaatttttatttcttttttccttttttctatttttaattttaaaaagatattcggattttaataatattttcccaaaaaaatatttataaaattaaaatttctaacaacataaaactaaaaataaaatcattccCAACAAactcacaatttttttaatattattaaaataacattattttaactttacccttttttttcttcctatttttttctaaaatatatgcataaaaagaaaattatattatttttatcttcGAGAAAAAGACATCATATATGAGTTATATAAATAATTCCTAAAGAAAATTGTCTCAAACTTacatataagaaaaaaaaaacttacataTAAGATAAACGATTACAAAGTTAGACATAACACACATATTATAGGATAGTTGAGTTATGTTCACGTTACTAATTATGTTAATCGTcgtttaaaatataatatacatAGAAGAAAACCACAGTAAATAGCATAAccgttaattttttttttcaaatttagcaaaaactcaaaattttatCGATCATTGATAGAAacctaaatttaagattttgatatatttttttaaaataattggttaattatattatatattaaaaaatgtcaacgtgtgtgtgtgtgtatatatatacatatgaaACATTTATATAAAAGTAGACTAGAGAATAATTTGAAGGGGTGTTTGGGATATACAATAAGTTGAATTATAATAGTTCGTATATTTTGGTAAACAATAAGTTGAGCTATAAGACTTTTGTTGGTTTGTGCTTGTatatagattattttagtttgaggaAAAAAGAGTAAACATTGTggtaaagaataaaataaataaaactgtAAACGACTAGCAAATCGGGTTTTGAATAATTTTTGCGCTAgtcaattgaaaattttaaataatatttactgTGACCAGAGTTGATTATTATAGTCATACATAATCCTTGTCTTAAACGGTCTTAAATGGGTTAGGAgaagaattcatttttttaattttatttgggaaaataaaaaacaaaaaactaagtaacattttttttttctttttttggtagtaaaagaaaaggtagattattattattattattatttatttgtttgttttagtAACGGTGTTAGTTTGAAGCAGCCGTGAGTGAAAGTCCACTGAGGAATTGAATTTAAACCAATCGTTGGTTTCCACGTCATTTCAAATTGACAAAGAAGAACaacatttttaataattaaaaagaagaataaacGTGTTTggagaagaaaacaaaaacgaaCGACCTATGAATATTAAAATGGCTGAGAGTCCATTCAACATCTCTCTCTACCTTTCCTTCCTCCTCTAAACACACAGATGACCTTCAActtcattttcatctttttccCTTCAAATCTTTCTCAAACTTCCATCACCATAACTCTCTGAACAAACCCATCGCCAACACTCTTTTTCTCTGACCACAATACTCAAGGTGCGTTCTTCTGTCTTTTACTCTTGTCTAAGAGCAGATCCCGTGGTCTTCTTTCTaattgtttgaaaatttttctgggaaatgaaattggttttgtttttttttttttttttttgtggaatTTATTGTTTCTTACCTGAGTTTCTTTGAGAACTGACTGTGGGAATGCTTCTTGTTTCTTGGGTTTGTTCCTGTAGAGATGTTTAAGTTTGGGAATGGGATGATGGGGATGTTGATTTTGTGTTGTGGAACCTGGGTTGGAGCTGGGAGGGATATTGTAGATGATGGTTGGTTTGTGTTCGGGAGGGGTTTTAGTAATATGGTGTGTTGGGGAGTTTAGTTTCTTGATTTGTTTAGTTGGGGGGAAATTTGTGATGGGTGCTTGAAGAAACCTGATGCTGTGTAAGAAtttttaatctttcttttttgaagATTCTGTATATCCTTTTCCTGTTTCTGGGTCTGACTTAAatatgtttttgtttgtttcacTTTGGAATCTAATTAACTTTGATACCTTTATTactttgtttttgcttttttttttttttttttgctgcctTTTGCCTTTGTTTTCATTTTGGTTCAAAGTGGGTTTGCTTTCTCGACGACTGTTTtccccattttttttttatagttttgaAAGTTCAATGAATGGGGAAGAAAAATGGATTGCTGATGACAGGAAAGATCAAGGCATGCTAATTCTATCATCTACTGTGTTTTGGATTCTGTGGATGCTTTTTCTTTTCGTTCTACGAATCACATAGTTCTCTTAGTTTAGTGGAAACCTCAAAATTTAAAACTGGAAAGAAAATAGACTGTGCTTGATATCGTATTGATGCAAATATTACTTTCATTTGCAGGTGCTACAGTTTTGGTTGCCATTTCAGTTCATCAGCGTTCGGGTGGTTTGAAAGAAGTTTAATGGGTAACCTCAAGCTAGCAGTTGATGTAGTGGGTGCTCATGATCTTATGCCCAAAGATGGACAGGGCTCAGCCAATGCTTTTGTAGAGCTTCACTTCGATGGTCAAAGAGTTCGTACCACCACAAAGGAGAAGGATCTCAATCCTGTTTGGAACGAGAGCTTCTACTTTAACATATCAGATCCACAAAATTTGGCTAACCTTACTCTGGAGGCCTTTATCTTTACCTATAATAAAGCAAGCATCAGCTCGAAGCCCTGCTTTCTTGGAAAAGTTCGTCTTACTGGGACCTCATTTGTTCCGCAGTCTGATGCTGCTGTTTTTCACTATCCGTTGGAAAAACGAGGCATTTTTTCACGAATAAAAGGAGAACTTGGCCTTAAGGTGTATGTAACTAACGATCCTTCTCTAAAGCTTTCAAATTTACTTCCTGCAGCGGAACCTTCTGTGGAAAAGGATCCTCTCCCAGTTCCAATCACATCTGAACACCAATCAACAATACGAAAATTTCCAAAGTTTGTAGCAAGTTTATTTTCTACCGACAAAACTGAATCAAGACAAACATTCCACCACCTTCCCAATGAGAAGCAGCCTCAACAAGATACTCCACAAGCTAGTGTACCAGCTGGGACCTATGGAGGATACGGTATGAATTCTAATCCAATGGTGGTAAATAATGTTCAGGCATATCCAGGGTCATCATTTTATTATAATGACTATTCAATAAGAGAGACGAGTCCTTACCTTGGTGGTGGAATGGTTGTTGGGGGTCGCCTTGCACTTCGAGACAGACCTACAAATACCTATGACCTTGTAGAAAAGATGCATTATCTTTTTGTTCGAGTTGTGAAAGCCCGTGATCTTCCCACCAAGGATTTGACTGGAGGCTTGGATCCTTATGTTGAAGTGAAACTAGGGAACTTTAAGGGAACTACAAAGCATTATGAAAAAAATTCAAGTCCCGAATGGAATGAGGTATTTGCCTTCTCAAGGACGGATGTGCAATCAACAGTTCTGGAAGTTACTCTTAAAGACAAGGATCACATAAAGGATGATTATGTTGGACGTTTGTACTTTGATCTTCATGAAGTTCCTACTCGAGTTCCACCTGATAGTCCATTGGCTCCTGAATGGTATCGCCTCGAAGACAAGAGTAGATCAAAGAAaaagggagagctaatgcttgctGTATGGTACGGCACACAAGCTGACGAGGCTTTTCCAGATGCTTGGCATTCTGATGCTATCTCCCCTACTGATGGTACTTCGGTCATCCCAGCATATATTCGCTCCAAAGTTTATCATTCACCTAGATTGTGGTATGTCCGTGTCAATGTTGTTGAAGCTCACGATTTGGTTGTACAGGAGAAGTCTCGTTTCCCAGATGCATATGTGAAGGTACAAATTGGCAGCCAAGTTCTAAGAACAAAAGCGGTGAAAACTCAAACAATGAATGCCTTCTGGAATGAAGATCTAATGTTTGTTGCTGCTGAACCCTTCGATGATCATTTGATCCTTTctgttgaagaccatgttgGTCCCAACAAGGATGAAACGCTAGGGAGGGCTGTTATTCCGCTGAATTCTGTTGAAAAGCGTGCTGATAGTCGACCTATTCGCAGCCGATGGTACAACCTTATGAAGTCTATGTCAGATGCCGTGGAAGCAGGGGAGGGgaacaaagacaaggataagGATAAGGATAAGTTTCATAGTAGACTCCATCTTCGCATTTGTCTGGAGGGTGGATACCACGTGCTCGATGAGTCGACTCACTATAGCAGTGACCTCAGACCCTCACTGAAGCAACTTTGGAAGCCAGCAATAGGTATATTGGAGCTTGGCATCCTGGCGGCAGATAGGCTTCATCCAATGAAAAGTAGGAATGGAAAGGGCACAACTGATACATTTTGTGTGGCAAAGTATGGTCAGAAATGGGTTCGAACTCGAACAATAATTGACAATTTAAGTCCTAAGTTCAATGAGCAGTACCATTGGGAGGTTTTTGATCCTTCCACAGTCTTGACTGTTGGTCTTTTTGATAATGGCCATATTGGTGAAACCAGCAGTAACAGGGACACAAAAATTGGAAAGATTCGAATTCGTATTTCAACACTTGAAACCAATCGCATTTATACACATGTATATCCATTGCTTGTCCTTCACCCTTCTGGTGTCAAGAAGATGGGTGAACTGCACCTTGCTCTAAGATTTCTGTGCCCATCGGTTATGAATTTGATGTCTATGTATTCAAGGCCCCTATTGCCAAAAATGCATTACATAAGGCCATTATCGTTGTCTCAACAAGAATCGCTTCGACAT is drawn from Cucumis melo cultivar AY chromosome 11, USDA_Cmelo_AY_1.0, whole genome shotgun sequence and contains these coding sequences:
- the LOC103497726 gene encoding FT-interacting protein 3-like, which encodes MGNLKLAVDVVGAHDLMPKDGQGSANAFVELHFDGQRVRTTTKEKDLNPVWNESFYFNISDPQNLANLTLEAFIFTYNKASISSKPCFLGKVRLTGTSFVPQSDAAVFHYPLEKRGIFSRIKGELGLKVYVTNDPSLKLSNLLPAAEPSVEKDPLPVPITSEHQSTIRKFPKFVASLFSTDKTESRQTFHHLPNEKQPQQDTPQASVPAGTYGGYGMNSNPMVVNNVQAYPGSSFYYNDYSIRETSPYLGGGMVVGGRLALRDRPTNTYDLVEKMHYLFVRVVKARDLPTKDLTGGLDPYVEVKLGNFKGTTKHYEKNSSPEWNEVFAFSRTDVQSTVLEVTLKDKDHIKDDYVGRLYFDLHEVPTRVPPDSPLAPEWYRLEDKSRSKKKGELMLAVWYGTQADEAFPDAWHSDAISPTDGTSVIPAYIRSKVYHSPRLWYVRVNVVEAHDLVVQEKSRFPDAYVKVQIGSQVLRTKAVKTQTMNAFWNEDLMFVAAEPFDDHLILSVEDHVGPNKDETLGRAVIPLNSVEKRADSRPIRSRWYNLMKSMSDAVEAGEGNKDKDKDKDKFHSRLHLRICLEGGYHVLDESTHYSSDLRPSLKQLWKPAIGILELGILAADRLHPMKSRNGKGTTDTFCVAKYGQKWVRTRTIIDNLSPKFNEQYHWEVFDPSTVLTVGLFDNGHIGETSSNRDTKIGKIRIRISTLETNRIYTHVYPLLVLHPSGVKKMGELHLALRFLCPSVMNLMSMYSRPLLPKMHYIRPLSLSQQESLRHQAVNIVAARFSRAEPSLRKEVVEYMSDVDSHLWSMRRTKANFFRIVGVFSGLLAVGNWFGEVCMWKNPITTGLVHLLFLMLVCFPELILPTVFLYMCVIGIWNFRYRARNPPHMDTKLSQAEAVNPDELDEEFDLFPTSRSPDIIRMRYDRMRSLAGRIQTVMGDVATQGERIQALLNWRDPRATTIYIIFCFVAALVLYVTPFQMLFLLTGFYVMRHPRFRNRMPPVPMNFFRRLPARTDSML
- the LOC103497725 gene encoding uncharacterized protein LOC103497725, producing the protein MKRFSAKNLHQIFCYHSSSSSSSSSSSSSSFVQAPRWRSSKNNPSFKTVASFLFLIFLFLLLAFFVRHGWITPPIYWPPEGEGVRNKRSNAAGSTNNTCPAHFRWIQEDLRPWRRRGITRGMVERARRTAHFRLVILEGRVYVEKYRGSIQTRDVFTMWGILQLARWYPKKLPDVELMFDCDDRPVVRSNDFWNAMSGPPPLLRYCSDESSLDIVFPDWSFWGWGEINIKPWRMVLEDIKEGNKRIKWKDRVPLAYWKGNPHVDPSRRDLLKCNPTREQNWDTLLYVQDWDKEAKEGYKQSNLEDQCTHRYKIYIEGWAWSVSEKYIMACDSMTLYMKPRFYDFFIRGMIPLQHFWPINDQSKCSSLKFAVQWGNNNTIQAEAIGEEGSKYLQENLKMELVYDYMYHLLNEYSKLLKFRPTVPPGAVELTPETMTGAVEGLHKKFLEDSLEKSPSEREPCDLPPYDRTVLDELREKKLNALNQVQTWEKEYWENQSKANNN